Part of the Anomaloglossus baeobatrachus isolate aAnoBae1 chromosome 1, aAnoBae1.hap1, whole genome shotgun sequence genome, taatggacgcaatcaaatcactaacatctgagtcaccttcggacagatcaatggggcacatggaggtagcctccgagccccctgtaaaggcatcctccccgTCCGGCGAGTCAGCTTCAGAAGCAGAGCCGCGagacgaggaaggggagggagccctacgtctcctcttaggaggacggggtctgggaccagatgaagaatcctctgtgagctccgctgagagagccctagcagcagaggcgccctgagaagggggctgatgcatgttcagcaaagtccgggacagctttcccatggagtcggcaaaagactgggagattgacctagagaaggattctacccaagccgggggttcagccaccggagccggagcagccggacggaccactgtgggtgcgattccaggctgaggcattgtcaggttagaacaggcatcacaatgtggatatgtgctcggttcaggcagcacgagcttacatgcagtgcataccgagtacagccttgctcctcgtgtgagacatgctgctggagtgggggctctgagccagaatgacccccagagagtatataagaagattcacaaccggaggttgtggcttaccagaccgtttgtgtgccctccagatctcacagcccggacccccaagcagcttagcagggatgctgcagccagcgctgatcgcagaaaaaaacgctgataaaatggcgccggagcgaggagagggggcaggACCTGCTCTGagcgcgggatctggagggccaaggagacttacaggggaggggacatgtactcagagaggagtgtccctcccctgtgccgaacggccgctgggcggagccgcactgtccctctgcatgattgacatgcgagggcagtgaaatcgagagtaggcctccggcgaagccggggcctaaatttgagcgatggtgcctgcgcgccggccgcatcggcgcggttctcaggcgacagcaagagaaccggccggaaatgtcagaaaagttacacagcacactctcccaccataataaagtacagggacccccagaatataaacgtctcaggtacttagcttgctgagacgcagggttccaagtccctggggatgagtgctccgtccagcaggatcctgaagggttgcggatggagaccggtctcctgcaaagcatggagaaccgtgctggctcccacttcaagccagagcccgagggatggtgaaggagcgcggcatgcaaccttaacagcaccgccgacacagtggggtgagaagggacatgccgggagtccaggcttggacccgcttttcttcaaactctttccaaaaatgaaaaatgaaaaatcagatgagaatgcatgtgtggatgtatgcctcctgaacacaaagcaatgaactggctagatctcgttctccagggggtgtataagctcagagggaggagctttttagtgtagtactttgtgtgtcctccggaggcagaagctatacacccaatgtctgggtctcccataggaacgataaagaaatgactAGATGACAGGGagtttagatttaaagcgccagcCCAGCActgacaaaaaataaataaaaatgaagtgATACTTTAACATGAATTAGGTCTAATCAAGAAAATCAACAGTTTATAAAATGAATATAATTTATTTAATCTGTATTCGTACAGTACCTCTGCATGTATATTGAATAAAATAATACTGACAAGTAATTTTTAATGTACAATGAACGCAGTAAGAATAAAAGTCATAACTCAATAGTTTCATCATTACGACCCAACTGAAATTTTGTTTTCCTAGCACATTAtattgggtggggggggggggaataaggaGCGTAATACATTGTATGGCTTCCACCACCATTATTCTCATTGCTCATACCTTTACTTGATCAGATGTAATACTTGGTGTGCTTTTTAGGAGATTTAAATAAACACCGCCGGGAGTCCTCCTTCTGGTTCCATTCTGCAAGTAAAACAATTGCATTTATAAGGAAATGTGGATGCACAAGTTGGCACGCAGATGTGAAATATGACATGCTGGCTGCCTGCACTAAGTTAACAGATTCTCAGAGAGGTAGCATCAGGAAACCAGCATGTTGTATTATAGCCAGGTCTTTAATGGGggggaaaaaaatggaagaaaagaaaaaaaaaaaagaagaccatGGCACTCAGAGTAATGGTGAAAGGTAGCTGAAAAAAAATGTTCTAGCCATATGTAACAACTTATATTGAGAAGAAATTTGCTTTGGTTAAACAAGCTCCAAGCCTACTATCACCCATGTGACCTTGTACATGAACCAACCTTCAGAAGGACTTACATAGGGCTGCCCATGCTCATTATGTCTATTCAGGGGGATTTGGAGCGCATACCACTATAATCAATTAATAGTAATTATCAAAGAAATTTGGAATGTGTGCGCATTCACGTACATGCCTGcgttacacacgcacacatatctaGAACTACTGATTATTATAAGTATCCATAGCTTTCTGCTACTAGTATTTTTGTAACATTGTTAGTTAGGTCCCAAGTATGGGGTAACAATCGGATATGTAACCAGTGACACATTCAACAATATCGATGTGAAATTCAATTTTTTATTTCCCTACAATAAAGCAGAAATACATTTAAAATGCAGAACACACTGGACTTGAAAGGCTTTGGAGTACATGAAAACCTTtgcggaaataaaaaaaaaaaaaaaaaaaaaaaaaaaaacaacttaccatgATAAAAAGTCCACCATTTTGTTCTACATCTGCAGTTTCCATAAGGAGCTCGATCGCCTTCTTTGTACCAATAGTTTTTACAACTCGCTCAATCAGATCTTTCTTGGGCTCGTGAAGTCTAAACAGGATTGAAGAAAAACAAGATAACAAAACTGTTCTATTTAGCCGAATTGAAAAAGTAGGATGGCTTGGTATCAAACTTCGGTTTACTAAGACATCTGAATAACTTTAAAGGGGGTTGTGCACTACTAGGACAATTCCTTGGGATTTCACTTGTTTAACCCAGTTAAAATAAAAAGACCCTGGACTCACTTCCCACTCTTGTGCCGTTTTAGCGTTGTCGGTAATCGTGGTTcatggctcacgtgacattgtaacAAGTAAGACCCGCATACAATCACTGTCCCTTTTCTTGCCACGCCTTTGAACCAAATCAGCAATAAACAGGAAGCGAATGGCAGCAGCATCGTCACTTCCTTTTGATTGACTCAGTTGGGCGAAGGCGGGGAGAGGGCAGTGGTGATTGAACATGGGGGCCCCAATGACGTCGCAATGTCATGCGAGCCCTGAACCACGATTACCGACAGCACTGGAACTGGTGCCAGGACGGAAGGTGAGTACAGGACCTTTTTTTAAATGGGAGAAACAATTGGAATAAGAAGGGGATGTCCTAGTAATGGAtaattcctttaaccccttaatgaccacgggCAGCAATCTTACATCCGAAGCAGTCATAGCCTAATCCCCCCGGCTGCTTCCGGCAGCCAGCAGGGATCCgtgcatgtcagctgatttgtaaagctgacatgtgtgcctcgcaggcacaagtTAAATCGCATTCCGCCAGAGctagttaaccccttaaatggcactgtaaaAATGTGACAGACATTTAAATCCCCAGCGCGGTAGATCTGTACTCACCGGCCTCCATTGGCGTTGCAGtctcgtgatcactgtgagccgatggttgtcatggtagcatgtgatgactcctgtagctaccaTGTGTCACTTCCTCTTTCACATGGGCAGCTGTTGCCAGAGACAAGAGGTGAGTTTTTCTGCTGATctcagctgacatcaaacccagaggattGTGATATCACGGCGTCtaacagatacccaacatcactaacctagtgattaatacaaaaaaaaaaaaaaaaaaatgtatttggaaAAAACCACTTTCCAACACATTTCCTCTTTGACcaaattattgaaaagaaaaaaaatccggtcCAATGCAATCCATTTCGGAGGTCCCacggcgactctggatcttctagaaaataggggcacgctcagggaatgcTTCCCCAATTTCTGGAAGTAAAGGCTCTCCATGTGAGCACTGtgggtgcagtgacctgagaatactgcacacaCACTACCCTGGTCCAACCGAGGGTAGAGTGACCTGCAGTACCCtcgttccagaatatgggggggggggggaagagggcggCACACTCAGTGAACGTATCCCACGGGAACTCCATGTGAGAAGTGTgactgcagtgacctgagataactGCACTCACACTCTCCAGGTCCACAGcacagcagtgtgagtgcagtaagcgCCGTGTGATTGAGTGCAGAGCCCGCTaagagccgctgtctgcgcatgtggCCAGCATTTCTTCTAATGACAAGGAGAAGGTGGGGTGATTGACGCTGCAAGAGGTACCGATTGGACCGGGGATGACCATTCTGCCTCATctaacatgtcagatgagacaaaaatcggACGAGGACGTGTGCACCACATGTGTGGCGGTCAATTTAGAATTTAGGCAATCGTGAGAGGGAGGTGGACCGAGGTGGGGGCAACTTTGCCACACtgggggagatttatctcccatctaacatgtttgatcatgccagattacATTTTCTGCATTGTGATCATGATTCTCCAGTGTGTCCCGGTAATCACGTGACTGGAAAAAAACGGCCAGAATTGTGATCTCCAAGGTCTCAGCTACTCCCGGTAGCTGAAAAAACTGAGATTTTCCGATGTGGGGCGGGGGGGGTCGTGTTTCTGGGGCTCGGGCACAATTTACTTTTTTCTGCCTGCCGTTCATAAATGGCAGATCAAAATAAGTACCCTtttctgccgccgtttatctccgcTAGGCTGTCATAATGGGGATAATCTGCATCACTCCCTCCACCCTTAACTCCACTCCATAAGAACAACAGAAACACTGACTGAAAATCAGCCATGTGCGCACACCACCTTAGAACACAAGACCCAAGATGAGAATGAGAACACGCATGGCTGACATTATATCACTTTGTCACAGCTTAACGTCTTACATTTGGAGAATACACGAAAGGTGAAGAACATGGATTTTCCAGATTTTTAGACAGTCAAAGGATTTAGAACTAAATTATTCTGAATAAAATCCTGAGAACTGACCTGTACACTATCTCATCGGCTACCTTGTCTTGTGGATCAGCCTCAGTTATTTCATATCGACCTTTGTAGTCCATTTCTACCTTTTCACCTAATCTTTCCTTCACAGGTCGCTTCCTCTTTAGATGCCCATTTTCTTCCTTTGCTCCGTGCTCCTTATCTTCATTCATATACTCCTCCAATTCTTTGTCCAAGCTCAACTTTTCCTGTTCACTTGACTTTGCCATAATCTTTTTGGCTAGCACATAATTATAAGTCTCTGACTGCCTACTCATATCTATTAAGCCATCCATGTCCATGACCCCAAGTTCCTTTGCCACGTCCTCTTGGGTTTGTTCTTGCAGCACTGCCCCCCAGATGTTATTTTTTGGCTGCTTGTTTTGACCAGGAAACACGAGCTGGGTTGGTTTGGAGACATTACGGGGAGGGTTGGAGGTCTTCTGGCGCTTAAACTTCCATGGAGAACCATCATCCTCATCAGAGTCACTTGCGCTATTATCACTAGAATCaacattttttatatttctataaGGGATACTGGTTGGAAGTGCAGTGTTACTCCTGTAGCCTTTATTGTCACTGTCAACATTGAATTTCTGTGAAAATagaaaacaatttttttacaaaaaCTATAAAAATAAACTGCAAAGAATTATAAACATGACATTACATAATACACGGCCTGAAATGCAGTAGATCTATAGCAAATATCGAGCACATAATCAGATTTTCACTGTGGTTTTATATGTATGTGCTATAATCTTCCAAAAATCACATCATAAAAGATGGGATAACATTGATGGACAAGAGATGTCACTTCCGATTACATTGTGTCATAACGACAGAAGTCACTGTGCATACCACAGATATAGCTTTATTCTGGTCACTTTTCTGCCACAGCACATACATCCAGACGTCACTCAAAATAAACTTTGTTTTCCAGATATTATCATGAGGTTCACTAGCGAGTGGTGCCAAGGTGAGGGACAAGCACTGGTGATCAGCCGAAACTGTACACCGCCTGACAGGCCATATACAGGGAATAAACCAGACCACTCAGACCTCCAATATTAATGGCCTATCCCTATGATACATACAGTACGTCTGGCCAGCAATAGAACTAATTACTTGCTGTTCATGGGGGTGTCAGACTCCCACCAAATGGATATTGATGATCAATAATACTGGAAACCTGGAGAACCCCTTTTAAAACTGCGAACCCTTCAGAGTTGTCACCTAACTGCTTTGCTTCTTCATTTTTTCCCTCAATAGTGCACAACACAGACGACCATTAGGCTACAAGcgaacgctgcatctttttgtgttcacaaactgcacgttgtcagagagcctggaaatgtcacaaaaaatgcttgtaattgtaggtgcgtttttgctgcgttttcgatgcgtttttcacaacatgcgtttttgtgacaaatgttgacaagaaCGCAGGCAGAATGAACGTGCtgaattttttttgtcacaaacttttgacaaataaaacgctgtcaAATAACTTGCAACGTGcgaatagcaaatctgacttctcatagactttgctgggaagtaaaAGGTCAGAAAGTTCTGGTAACAAAACcgcagccaaaaatgcagcaaaaaatgcagcgtgcgcatgtggcCTAATAGGGCAAGAAGACAATAATGGCGTAAGACAAGGAGGGTGAAATAAGATCCTGGATTGATATTGTACACATGCACGTCTCTACAATATGGGCCGTAGTCTCCCTACTGTgccaatatatacacatacattatgtcAGAAATCTTTCCTCTtgctgtattaaccccttcacgaccttggacggatctatccgtccaggatcgtgtcccgttaagcccggccccctgccgcgggcaggcggcgtggatcggcacacatatcagctgttttcaacagctgacatgtgtgcctgctagccgcgggtggaatcgcttccacccgcggccattaaccccttaaatcttgctgccaaagtctggcagcaagatttaaatgcgcgcggccatgtttgttactcaccgccgcccccaccggaagtcacgtgtgttatcacgtgactatcggtggttgccatcgtagcacagggtcatgtgatgacgcctgctgctacgatgtttcactttcattttccctcggccgagagcagagggaaaaccaaagtgactgaatctgctgattacagcggtatagctgtgatcagcagatagcgatcagcaatcggattgctgatcgctatagccccctagggggactagtaaaataaaaaaaaaagtaaaaaaaaaagttttaaaaaataaaaaaaaaaacaaaaaacctaaaagttcaaatcacccccctttccccccattgaaaattaaagggttaaaaaataaataaatatacacatttggtatcgccgcgttcagaaatgcccgatcaaaatataaaatcaattaatctgattggtaaacggcgtagtcgcaaaaaaattacaaacgccaaaattacgttttttggtcgccgcaagttttacgcaaaatgcaataacaggcgatcaaaacgtagcatctgcgcaaaaatggtaccattataaacgtcagctcgagacacaaaaaataagccatcactgagccatagatccttaaaaataagaacgctacgtgttttggaaaatggcgcaaaacgtgcgccacttttattggacaaacttgtgaattttttttaaccccttagatacaagtaaacctatacatgtttggtgtctacaaactcgcaccgacctgaggcatcacatagatacctcagttttaccatatagtgaacacagtgaataaaatatcccaaaaactattgtacgatcacactttttttgcaatttttccgcacttggaatttttttgccgttttccagtacactatatggtaaaacttatggtttcatttaaaagtacaactcgtcctgcaaaaaacaagccctcatatggcaagattgatggaaaaataaaaatattacgcctctcagaagaaggggagcaaaaaacaaaaacgcaaaaacggaaagtgcccgggggctgaaggggttaatatccatactaaagaggacctgtcatttgctaaaaattatttaaaattcaCTGTAAACATCCCTGAGCTCCGCAGATTCTAATGCATCTTTGTCATTGCTGAGTCATATTACTTgaagcacagtatgtgaaatctctgcttgtagtcttCTCTGGGGGCGGTCACCTCTCCTCCAGACACTGCCAATCACAGCTCGGCTGAGACAGGCTATGTcagctgctgagctgtgattggcagcgtcTGGAGGGGAGGTGACCGCCCCCAGAGaagactacaagcagagatttcacatactgcgcttcaGAGGAAGCAAAACCAAGGACTCTACAATGGAGCAATGCAGTG contains:
- the PHAX gene encoding phosphorylated adapter RNA export protein, producing MAQESTRGMMEDEELEDGELSGSDTDMKVSKPAEKAAEPKFNVDSDNKGYRSNTALPTSIPYRNIKNVDSSDNSASDSDEDDGSPWKFKRQKTSNPPRNVSKPTQLVFPGQNKQPKNNIWGAVLQEQTQEDVAKELGVMDMDGLIDMSRQSETYNYVLAKKIMAKSSEQEKLSLDKELEEYMNEDKEHGAKEENGHLKRKRPVKERLGEKVEMDYKGRYEITEADPQDKVADEIVYRLHEPKKDLIERVVKTIGTKKAIELLMETADVEQNGGLFIMNGTRRRTPGGVYLNLLKSTPSITSDQVKEIFYVENQKEYESKKAAKKRRHHLLGKKMKEAIKGLNFQEHDDTSRETFASDTNEALASLDEENTEMKAETEDAIEIDYAHDLETF